The Polyodon spathula isolate WHYD16114869_AA chromosome 3, ASM1765450v1, whole genome shotgun sequence genome has a segment encoding these proteins:
- the LOC121312835 gene encoding cathelicidin-2-like, whose translation MRTCLNALLLAGLACLLTAALAKKSFNFMDALSVSTVHYNRGSEEKNAFKPPEKNPLRGMDIMIPGNGSPTVMKIKFTLKETVCPKTEDYKKAECVYKENGLMKKCSSTVTFVNNRLSEANSEVTCEHVGPEERKELEKPKNPWWPFRR comes from the exons ATGAGGACCTGCTTGAACGCCCTGCTGCTGGCCGGACTGGCCTGCCTGCTCACTGCAGCTCTGGCCAAGAAGTCATTCAACTTCATGGATGCCCTCTCTGTTTCTACAGTCCATTACAACAGGGGAAGTGAggagaaaaatgcattcaaaccacCTGAAAAGAATCCTCTGCGAGGAATG GACATCATGATCCCTGGCAATGGCTCCCCTACTGTAATGAAGATAAAGTTCACATTGAAGGAGACAGTTTGCCCAAAAACAGAGGACTACAAGAAGGCTGAGTGTGTTTATAAGGAGAATGGA CTGATGAAAAAGTGTTCGTCAACCGTTACTTTTGTGAACAACCGCCTATCTGAAGCAAACAGTGAAGTGACCTGTGAACATGTTGGTCCAGAGGAGCGgaag gaactGGAAAAGCCAAAAAACCCATGGTGGCCTTTCAGACGCTAA
- the LOC121312836 gene encoding cathelicidin-1-like yields MKSYLKTMLLVGLASLLLVAQAEIALTSADALSAAIEFYNRASEHDNGFKQASLLQSLRTVEDGSSEHYKLKFNLQETVCLKSENYKKPNCTFMENGLLLKCSALVSVLKESSGVANIAVTCDTSIPDKQEEARVKRGVNGTRGRGGGRPGGRSSIGKPDKH; encoded by the exons ATGAAGAGCTACTTGAAAACTATGTTGCTGGTCGGACTGGCATCCCTGCTTTTAGTAGCCCAGGCAGAAATAGCTTTGACCTCGGCGGATGCCCTCTCTGCTGCCATAGAGTTCTACAACAGGGCTTCTGAGCATGACAACGGATTCAAACAAGCAAGTCTGCTGCAGAGCCTG AGAACCGTAGAGGATGGATCCAGTGAGCATTACAAGCTGAAGTTCAACCTTCAGGAGACAGTCTGCCTAAAATCAGAGAACTACAAAAAGCCTAATTGCACCTTCATGGAGAACGGA CTGCTGTTAAAGTGTTCAGCATTAGTTTCTGTTCTGAAGGAATCCTCAGGTGTTGCCAACATTGCAGTGACCTGTGACACAAGCATCCCTGACAAGCAAGAG GAGGCACGAGTGAAGAGAGGCGTCAATGGAACTAGGGGGCGAGGGGGTGGCCGTCCAGGTGGTAGATCTTCCATTGGCaaacctgacaagcactga